In one Corynebacterium bovis DSM 20582 = CIP 54.80 genomic region, the following are encoded:
- a CDS encoding DoxX family protein — translation MDRPGVRDAGLLLLRVVTGVIMVAHGWKKLVVDGIDATTRAFEAAGVPQPGMSAWGVSIVEMLGGALVVVGLLTPAAAGVLALDMLAALYLVHLHNGLFVADGGMELVLLLATAFVVLVVFGAGRASLDRALSRFG, via the coding sequence ATGGACCGTCCCGGCGTCCGGGACGCGGGACTGCTGCTGCTCCGGGTCGTCACCGGGGTCATCATGGTCGCCCACGGGTGGAAGAAGCTCGTCGTCGACGGCATCGACGCCACGACCCGCGCCTTCGAGGCCGCCGGGGTGCCGCAGCCGGGGATGAGCGCGTGGGGGGTGTCGATCGTCGAGATGCTCGGCGGCGCGCTCGTCGTCGTCGGGCTGCTCACCCCCGCCGCGGCCGGGGTCCTCGCCCTGGACATGCTCGCCGCGCTGTACCTCGTGCACCTGCACAACGGGCTGTTCGTCGCCGACGGCGGGATGGAGCTGGTGCTCCTGCTCGCGACGGCGTTCGTCGTGCTCGTCGTGTTCGGGGCGGGGCGGGCGAGCCTCGACCGGGCACTGTCCCGCTTCGGCTGA
- a CDS encoding dolichyl-phosphate-mannose--protein mannosyltransferase has product MLVSVAVIAVASRLANLGTPTDGGTPVFDEKHYVPQSWQILRSAANPLVGGIEDNPGYGLVVHPPLAKQLEAVGMALFGYTPWGWRIASAVAAVAVILLIMGIARRISRSDLVGLLAGLIAVCDGILFVTGRSAMLDHIQTVFVTAAVYLLVRDHGQMNARFARVWAEQRMADSPLGPRMGYRWWRFAAGVCLGCALAVKWSGLYYMAFFGLAVVGLDVWRRRRWGVARPWAGALMRDAVPAAASIVLVPVMVYLFSWRAWFASETGVYRHIASSGVEQRVTDWHLGWLPDSVVGFLWYHVSVLDFHASLTNSNGHYHAWESKPWSWLATTRSLLYYSSTTDDGARRTELLVGTPAVWWLTVPVMLWGLWCLVVRRDLRWAVPVVGFAAGFLPWLADIDRQMYLFYAVNLAPFLVIALALALGQLSRWSLRPAGDDAASDGPATATAAGAPASGAEVRPGTGGRLVAWLRMMWLTRTGAVLACVYTAVVVWNFLYFLPLYTALPLTTGEWESRMWLPSWR; this is encoded by the coding sequence ATGCTCGTCAGCGTCGCGGTCATCGCCGTCGCCTCCCGCCTCGCGAACCTCGGCACCCCCACCGACGGCGGCACCCCCGTGTTCGACGAGAAGCACTACGTGCCGCAGTCGTGGCAGATCCTCCGCTCGGCGGCGAACCCCCTCGTCGGCGGGATCGAGGACAACCCCGGCTACGGGCTCGTCGTGCACCCGCCGCTGGCCAAGCAGCTGGAGGCCGTCGGCATGGCGCTGTTCGGCTACACCCCCTGGGGGTGGCGGATCGCCAGCGCCGTCGCGGCCGTCGCGGTCATCCTCCTCATCATGGGCATCGCCCGCCGGATCTCCCGCTCCGACCTCGTCGGACTCCTCGCCGGGCTCATCGCCGTGTGCGACGGGATCCTCTTCGTCACCGGCCGGTCGGCGATGCTCGACCACATCCAGACCGTCTTCGTCACCGCGGCGGTGTACCTGCTCGTCCGGGACCACGGGCAGATGAACGCCCGCTTCGCCCGGGTGTGGGCGGAGCAGCGGATGGCGGACAGCCCGCTCGGGCCCCGGATGGGCTACCGGTGGTGGCGGTTCGCCGCCGGGGTGTGCCTCGGCTGCGCCCTCGCGGTGAAGTGGTCCGGCCTGTACTACATGGCGTTCTTCGGGCTCGCGGTCGTCGGGCTCGACGTGTGGCGCCGCCGCCGGTGGGGCGTCGCCCGGCCGTGGGCCGGGGCGCTCATGCGCGACGCCGTGCCGGCCGCCGCGTCGATCGTCCTCGTCCCCGTCATGGTGTACCTGTTCAGCTGGCGGGCGTGGTTCGCCTCGGAGACGGGCGTGTACCGGCACATCGCCTCGTCCGGGGTGGAGCAGCGCGTCACCGACTGGCACCTGGGGTGGCTGCCGGACAGCGTCGTCGGGTTCCTCTGGTACCACGTGTCGGTGCTGGACTTCCACGCCTCCCTCACGAACTCCAACGGCCACTACCACGCGTGGGAGTCGAAGCCGTGGAGCTGGTTGGCGACGACCCGCTCCCTGCTCTACTACAGCAGCACCACGGACGACGGCGCGCGGCGCACCGAGCTGCTCGTCGGCACGCCCGCGGTCTGGTGGCTCACCGTGCCGGTCATGCTGTGGGGGCTGTGGTGCCTCGTCGTGCGCCGGGACCTACGGTGGGCCGTGCCGGTCGTCGGGTTCGCCGCGGGGTTCCTCCCGTGGCTCGCGGACATCGACCGCCAGATGTACCTGTTCTACGCGGTGAACCTCGCGCCGTTCCTCGTCATCGCCCTCGCCCTCGCGCTCGGCCAGCTGTCCCGGTGGTCACTGCGCCCCGCGGGGGACGACGCCGCCTCCGACGGGCCGGCGACGGCGACGGCGGCGGGCGCCCCGGCGTCCGGCGCGGAGGTGCGCCCGGGGACGGGCGGCCGGCTCGTGGCGTGGCTGCGCATGATGTGGCTGACCCGCACCGGCGCGGTGCTCGCGTGCGTCTACACGGCGGTCGTCGTGTGGAACTTCCTGTACTTCCTGCCGCTGTACACCGCGTTGCCGCTCACGACGGGCGAGTGGGAGTCCCGCATGTGGCTGCCGAGCTGGCGGTAG
- a CDS encoding zf-HC2 domain-containing protein, translating into MECHEVRAVLSARLDGEPVPADTDDDVVDAHLDSCPDCREWYGRAGDIGRVLRLAPVPDTPRPLVLPGLTGDDGPTGDAASAPPPASDLAGQLLAAGGVAGVGRGRALSVALSRVLLGVLALVYLAWGVVLLAGPISGAGAVPGEGAAPVGGAVANAADPGVARMAVDAATVRFAFGAGLVWAALRPRGAAGLLPVFLAMWAFGAGFATRDIVLGYIDAVTVAGLLVHLAAVGAIVWNWLARHHAVAPLRQSWRVITARPVSYSVGDVSRNSSYRPGDPGPGPDL; encoded by the coding sequence GTGGAATGCCACGAGGTCCGGGCCGTGCTCTCCGCCCGCCTGGACGGGGAGCCGGTCCCTGCGGACACGGACGACGACGTCGTCGACGCCCACCTCGACTCCTGCCCCGACTGCCGGGAGTGGTACGGGCGCGCCGGCGACATCGGCCGGGTGCTCCGCCTCGCCCCCGTCCCCGACACCCCCCGCCCGCTGGTCCTCCCGGGCCTCACGGGGGACGACGGGCCGACCGGCGACGCGGCGTCCGCGCCGCCGCCGGCGTCCGACCTCGCCGGGCAGCTCCTCGCCGCGGGTGGCGTGGCGGGCGTCGGGCGGGGCCGGGCCCTGTCCGTCGCGCTGTCCCGCGTCCTCCTCGGCGTCCTCGCCCTCGTGTACCTCGCGTGGGGGGTCGTGCTGCTCGCCGGGCCGATCAGCGGGGCCGGCGCGGTGCCGGGGGAGGGGGCGGCCCCGGTCGGCGGGGCGGTGGCGAACGCCGCGGACCCGGGGGTGGCGCGGATGGCCGTCGACGCCGCGACCGTGCGCTTCGCCTTCGGGGCGGGTCTCGTGTGGGCGGCGCTGCGGCCGCGCGGGGCGGCCGGGCTGCTGCCCGTCTTCCTCGCGATGTGGGCGTTCGGGGCGGGGTTCGCGACGCGCGACATCGTCCTCGGCTACATCGACGCGGTGACCGTCGCCGGGCTGCTCGTCCACCTCGCGGCGGTCGGGGCGATCGTGTGGAACTGGCTCGCCCGGCACCACGCCGTCGCCCCGTTGCGCCAGTCCTGGCGGGTCATCACCGCCCGGCCCGTGAGCTACAGCGTCGGCGACGTCAGCCGGAACTCGTCCTACCGTCCCGGCGACCCCGGGCCCGGCCCCGACCTGTGA
- the sepX gene encoding divisome protein SepX/GlpR translates to MFGSLILIALVCLLFLSILLFRSQSPVRRTSQALKETRVLHEGGTEPPQRRRRLRPAPAAAPVDGVSGDAVTADGGDGARSAGSAGRVSTGRPWGPGRGIDDDIEFVEAEPVQVVIDDTRRPGHVPGIIDGEVVPYRSQDEEDTGEFEPVRPDTPVATGRAVRVTDAMPVVGSDEDIDADAAAADAGRDSADADVDSDATDTADAAGSGRDAARRGGPVGTGTAVPLSRFPADELPGADRDADPTADLDDGDMVGAAAGAGVDPETTGGAATLPAAYVRGADVVVDLEDLDDPDHTDDLGDTDGTRDLDDSEDLAGADAAGVDDTDRDAAGVDDADFAADHADADFAADHADDADARPVPDILDDSDELSEDDIAYVAAHRGRGFYDPVASQAVAQRRLRRRKQTLMFLVALCLIALASGVVMQGLAWLGLAVAVVVTVLYLFFLRRQAIEEQDLRRRRLARMRRARLGVRNTADDELGVPDRLLRPGAVVLEVDDADPAFDHLPDADVTVLLPRAAEDPYRPSGTVAHGDAGRRSAYGTGTRAVS, encoded by the coding sequence GTGTTCGGTTCGCTGATCCTGATCGCCCTGGTGTGTTTGCTGTTCCTGTCCATCCTCCTGTTCCGCAGCCAGTCCCCGGTGCGCCGGACCTCCCAGGCGCTGAAGGAGACCCGGGTCCTCCACGAGGGGGGCACCGAGCCGCCGCAGCGTCGGCGTCGGCTGCGCCCGGCCCCGGCCGCCGCGCCGGTCGACGGGGTCAGCGGCGACGCCGTGACCGCCGACGGTGGTGACGGTGCGCGGTCGGCGGGGTCCGCCGGGCGGGTGTCGACGGGACGCCCGTGGGGTCCGGGCCGGGGGATCGACGACGACATCGAGTTCGTCGAGGCGGAGCCGGTGCAGGTCGTCATCGACGACACTCGGCGCCCCGGGCACGTCCCGGGGATCATCGACGGCGAGGTCGTGCCCTACCGTTCCCAGGACGAGGAGGACACCGGCGAGTTCGAGCCGGTGCGGCCGGACACGCCCGTGGCGACGGGGCGTGCGGTGCGGGTGACCGACGCCATGCCGGTCGTCGGGAGCGACGAGGACATTGACGCTGACGCCGCCGCCGCTGACGCCGGCCGTGACTCCGCCGACGCCGACGTCGACAGTGACGCCACCGACACCGCCGACGCCGCGGGCAGCGGGCGCGACGCCGCCCGCCGCGGGGGTCCGGTCGGGACGGGAACGGCCGTGCCGCTGTCCCGGTTCCCCGCCGACGAGCTCCCCGGCGCCGACCGTGACGCTGATCCCACCGCGGATCTCGACGACGGTGACATGGTCGGTGCCGCAGCGGGGGCGGGCGTCGACCCGGAGACCACCGGGGGAGCGGCGACGCTGCCCGCGGCGTACGTGCGCGGGGCGGACGTCGTCGTCGACCTCGAGGACCTCGACGACCCGGACCACACCGACGACCTCGGCGACACCGACGGCACCCGGGACCTCGACGACAGTGAGGACCTCGCCGGGGCCGACGCCGCCGGGGTCGACGACACGGACCGGGACGCCGCCGGGGTCGACGACGCGGACTTCGCCGCCGACCACGCCGACGCGGACTTCGCCGCCGACCACGCCGACGACGCCGACGCGCGGCCGGTGCCGGACATCCTCGACGACTCCGACGAGCTGTCGGAGGACGACATCGCCTACGTCGCCGCGCACCGCGGCCGGGGCTTCTACGACCCGGTCGCCTCGCAGGCCGTCGCGCAGCGCCGCCTGCGCCGCCGCAAGCAGACCCTGATGTTCCTCGTCGCCCTGTGCCTCATCGCGCTGGCCAGCGGGGTCGTCATGCAGGGGCTCGCCTGGCTCGGCCTCGCGGTGGCCGTCGTCGTCACCGTCCTCTACCTCTTCTTCCTGCGGCGGCAGGCGATCGAGGAACAGGACCTCCGCCGTCGCCGGCTCGCCCGGATGCGGCGGGCGCGGCTCGGGGTGCGCAACACCGCCGACGACGAGCTCGGCGTGCCCGACCGGCTCCTCCGGCCCGGGGCGGTCGTCCTCGAGGTCGACGACGCCGACCCCGCGTTCGACCACCTGCCCGACGCGGACGTCACGGTCCTGCTGCCGCGGGCGGCCGAGGACCCGTACCGCCCGTCCGGCACCGTCGCGCACGGTGACGCGGGCCGGCGCTCCGCCTACGGGACGGGCACCCGGGCGGTCTCGTGA
- a CDS encoding GNAT family N-acetyltransferase, whose translation MYLRDRLFRRPVALAGPHPGWPLWTPAVDVPAGRVRLRPLTPADGPLWSAYRVADEHVLRPVEPTVDGSWAEAHSHRAWRATVGSLRRMALAGVALSAAIDLDGRFIGQLTLGNVQHGAVGSCWIGYWVHSAAWNGGVATAAVALGVDHAVRDVGLHRVEATVMESNAASRRVLATCGFREEGRLERNLHIDGRWTDHLLVGVTAEELPEGAVGRLHRAGRVRATGEAGDAAWHRRRPGGET comes from the coding sequence GTGTACCTCCGCGACCGCCTGTTCCGGCGTCCCGTCGCCCTCGCCGGCCCCCACCCGGGCTGGCCGCTGTGGACCCCGGCCGTCGACGTCCCCGCCGGGCGGGTGCGGCTCCGCCCGCTGACCCCGGCCGACGGGCCGCTGTGGTCCGCCTACCGGGTCGCCGACGAGCACGTCCTCCGGCCGGTGGAGCCGACCGTCGACGGGTCGTGGGCGGAGGCGCACAGCCACCGGGCATGGCGGGCGACCGTCGGCAGCCTCCGCCGGATGGCGCTCGCCGGGGTCGCGCTCTCGGCGGCGATCGACCTCGACGGCCGGTTCATCGGCCAGCTCACCCTCGGCAACGTCCAGCACGGGGCGGTGGGCTCCTGCTGGATCGGCTACTGGGTCCACTCCGCCGCGTGGAACGGCGGGGTCGCGACGGCCGCCGTGGCCCTCGGCGTCGACCACGCGGTCCGGGACGTCGGCCTGCACCGGGTGGAGGCCACGGTCATGGAGTCGAACGCGGCCTCCCGGCGGGTCCTCGCGACGTGCGGGTTCCGGGAGGAGGGGCGGCTGGAGCGCAACCTCCACATCGACGGGCGGTGGACCGACCACCTGCTCGTCGGGGTGACGGCCGAGGAGCTGCCGGAGGGGGCGGTCGGCCGCCTGCACCGGGCGGGGCGGGTCCGCGCCACCGGGGAGGCCGGCGACGCGGCGTGGCACCGCCGTCGCCCGGGCGGGGAAACGTAG